A window of Calonectris borealis chromosome 3, bCalBor7.hap1.2, whole genome shotgun sequence contains these coding sequences:
- the PPM1G gene encoding protein phosphatase 1G isoform X2, which translates to MSACQDAHNCIPELDSETAMFSVYDGHGGEEVALYCAKYLPEIIKDQKAYKEGKLQKALEDAFLAIDAKLTTEEVIKELSQMAGRPQDDEDEKEKVADEDDVDNEEAALLHEEATMTIEELLTRYGQNCTKNLKNKSLAPAGENAAEGTGKQHDGESNMNGEADPGELTDHKERKNGKPDEEITGISSTSDKASAGGNSPALQKPELGKGDEAVTSSTGEAGPSCSSTGKPQRTTKSKFFEDSEDESDEVEEEEEDSEECSEDEDGYSSEEAENEDDDDDTEEAEEDEDEEEEMLLPGMEGKEEPGSDSGTTAVVALIRGKQLIVANAGDSRCVVSEGGKAVDMSYDHKPEDEVELARIKNAGGKVTMDGRVNGGLNLSRAIGDHFYKRNKNLPPEEQMISALPDIKVLTINDDHDFMVIACDGIWNVMSSQEVVDFIQSKITQKDENGVLRPLSSIVEELLDQCLAPDTSGDGTGCDNMTCIIISFKPRNTHAPAESGKRKLEDMAALAAPAEENGGDNKKAKLE; encoded by the exons ATGAGTGCTTGCCAG GATGCACACAACTGCATACCCGAGCTGGACAGTGAAACAGCCATGTTCTCAGTCTACGATGGACACGGAG GAGAAGAAGTTGCCCTGTACTGTGCCAAGTATCTTCCTGAGATAATCAAAGACCAGAAGGCCTATAAGGAAGGCAAATTGCAAAAG GCCCTGGAAGATGCTTTCTTAGCCATAGATGCCAAGCTCACCACTGAGGAGGTGATTAAAGAGCTCTCTCAGATGGCTGGGCGACCCCAAGAtgatgaagatgagaaggagaAAGTTGCTGACGAAGATGATG TGGATAATGAGGAAGCTGCTCTTCTGCATGAAGAAGCCACAATGACCATTGAGGAGCTTCTCACACGTTATGGACAAAACTGCACCAAGAACCTCAAAAACAAGTCTTTAGCTCCAGCTGGGGAGAACGCTGCAGAGGGGACAGGCAAGCAGCATGATGGGGAGTCAAATATGAATGGAGAGGCTGACCCAGGGGAGCTTACCGACCACAAGGAGAGGAAGAATGGGAAGCCAGATGAAGAAATCACGGGTATTTCCTCCACCTCAGACAAAGCCAGCGCTGGAGGcaacagccctgctctgcagaagcCTGAACTAGGCAAAGGTGACGAGGCCGTCACCTCTTCTACTGGGGAGGCCGGGCCCTCCTGCTCCTCTACGGGAAAGCCCCAGCGCACAACCAAATCCAAATTTTTTGAGGACAGTGAGGATGAGTCAGATGAggttgaggaagaggaggaagacagTGAG GAATGCAGTGAAGATGAGGATGGTTACAGTAGCGAAGAGGCAGAgaatgaagatgatgatgatgacactgaagaagcagaggaggatgaggatgaagaggaggaaatgtTGTTACCAGGCATGGAGGGGAAAGAGGAG CCTGGCTCTGACAGTGGGACAACTGCTGTTGTGGCGCTTATCCGGGGCAAGCAGCTGATTGTGGCTAATGCTGGAGACTCCCGCTGCGTGGTGTCAGAAGGTGGCAAAGCTGTTGACATGTCATATGACCACAAGCCGGAGGATGAGGTGGAGCTGGCCAGGATAAAGAATGCTGGCGGCAAGGTCACCATGGATGGGAGAGTGAATGGCGGTCTCAACCTCTCCAGGGCAATTG GTGATCACTTCTACAAGCGGAACAAGAATCTGCCTCCAGAAGAACAGATGATCTCTGCCTTGCCTGACATCAAAGTGCTGACAATAAATGATGACCACGACTTCATGGTCATTGCCTGTGATGGAATCTG GAATGTGATGAGCAGCCAGGAAGTGGTGGATTTCATCCAGTCCAAGATCACACAAAAGGATGAGAATGGAGTCCTGAGGCCGCTCTCCTCCATTGTGGAAGAG CTGCTGGATCAGTGTTTGGCTCCAGACACCTCAGGGGATGGCACCGGCTGTGATAACATGACCTGCATCATTATCAGTTTCAAACCCCGTAATACACACGCACCTGCTGAAAGTGGGAAGCGGAAACTGGAGGACATGGCAGCACTGGCAGCACCAGCAGAAGAGAATGGCGGTGATAACAAGAAGGCCAAGCTGGAATAG
- the PPM1G gene encoding protein phosphatase 1G isoform X1, translating into MGAYLSQPNTVKSSGDGAGLGPRPLHFGFSAMQGWRVSMEDAHNCIPELDSETAMFSVYDGHGGEEVALYCAKYLPEIIKDQKAYKEGKLQKALEDAFLAIDAKLTTEEVIKELSQMAGRPQDDEDEKEKVADEDDVDNEEAALLHEEATMTIEELLTRYGQNCTKNLKNKSLAPAGENAAEGTGKQHDGESNMNGEADPGELTDHKERKNGKPDEEITGISSTSDKASAGGNSPALQKPELGKGDEAVTSSTGEAGPSCSSTGKPQRTTKSKFFEDSEDESDEVEEEEEDSEECSEDEDGYSSEEAENEDDDDDTEEAEEDEDEEEEMLLPGMEGKEEPGSDSGTTAVVALIRGKQLIVANAGDSRCVVSEGGKAVDMSYDHKPEDEVELARIKNAGGKVTMDGRVNGGLNLSRAIGDHFYKRNKNLPPEEQMISALPDIKVLTINDDHDFMVIACDGIWNVMSSQEVVDFIQSKITQKDENGVLRPLSSIVEELLDQCLAPDTSGDGTGCDNMTCIIISFKPRNTHAPAESGKRKLEDMAALAAPAEENGGDNKKAKLE; encoded by the exons ATGGGCGCCTACCTGTCGCAGCCCAACACGGTGAAGAGCTCGGGGGACGGGGCCGGGCTCGGGCCGCGCCCGCTCCACTTCGGCTTCAGCGCCATGCAGGGCTGGCGCGTCTCCATGGAG GATGCACACAACTGCATACCCGAGCTGGACAGTGAAACAGCCATGTTCTCAGTCTACGATGGACACGGAG GAGAAGAAGTTGCCCTGTACTGTGCCAAGTATCTTCCTGAGATAATCAAAGACCAGAAGGCCTATAAGGAAGGCAAATTGCAAAAG GCCCTGGAAGATGCTTTCTTAGCCATAGATGCCAAGCTCACCACTGAGGAGGTGATTAAAGAGCTCTCTCAGATGGCTGGGCGACCCCAAGAtgatgaagatgagaaggagaAAGTTGCTGACGAAGATGATG TGGATAATGAGGAAGCTGCTCTTCTGCATGAAGAAGCCACAATGACCATTGAGGAGCTTCTCACACGTTATGGACAAAACTGCACCAAGAACCTCAAAAACAAGTCTTTAGCTCCAGCTGGGGAGAACGCTGCAGAGGGGACAGGCAAGCAGCATGATGGGGAGTCAAATATGAATGGAGAGGCTGACCCAGGGGAGCTTACCGACCACAAGGAGAGGAAGAATGGGAAGCCAGATGAAGAAATCACGGGTATTTCCTCCACCTCAGACAAAGCCAGCGCTGGAGGcaacagccctgctctgcagaagcCTGAACTAGGCAAAGGTGACGAGGCCGTCACCTCTTCTACTGGGGAGGCCGGGCCCTCCTGCTCCTCTACGGGAAAGCCCCAGCGCACAACCAAATCCAAATTTTTTGAGGACAGTGAGGATGAGTCAGATGAggttgaggaagaggaggaagacagTGAG GAATGCAGTGAAGATGAGGATGGTTACAGTAGCGAAGAGGCAGAgaatgaagatgatgatgatgacactgaagaagcagaggaggatgaggatgaagaggaggaaatgtTGTTACCAGGCATGGAGGGGAAAGAGGAG CCTGGCTCTGACAGTGGGACAACTGCTGTTGTGGCGCTTATCCGGGGCAAGCAGCTGATTGTGGCTAATGCTGGAGACTCCCGCTGCGTGGTGTCAGAAGGTGGCAAAGCTGTTGACATGTCATATGACCACAAGCCGGAGGATGAGGTGGAGCTGGCCAGGATAAAGAATGCTGGCGGCAAGGTCACCATGGATGGGAGAGTGAATGGCGGTCTCAACCTCTCCAGGGCAATTG GTGATCACTTCTACAAGCGGAACAAGAATCTGCCTCCAGAAGAACAGATGATCTCTGCCTTGCCTGACATCAAAGTGCTGACAATAAATGATGACCACGACTTCATGGTCATTGCCTGTGATGGAATCTG GAATGTGATGAGCAGCCAGGAAGTGGTGGATTTCATCCAGTCCAAGATCACACAAAAGGATGAGAATGGAGTCCTGAGGCCGCTCTCCTCCATTGTGGAAGAG CTGCTGGATCAGTGTTTGGCTCCAGACACCTCAGGGGATGGCACCGGCTGTGATAACATGACCTGCATCATTATCAGTTTCAAACCCCGTAATACACACGCACCTGCTGAAAGTGGGAAGCGGAAACTGGAGGACATGGCAGCACTGGCAGCACCAGCAGAAGAGAATGGCGGTGATAACAAGAAGGCCAAGCTGGAATAG
- the PPM1G gene encoding protein phosphatase 1G isoform X3, producing MGAYLSQPNTVKSSGDGAGLGPRPLHFGFSAMQGWRVSMEDAHNCIPELDSETAMFSVYDGHGGEEVALYCAKYLPEIIKDQKAYKEGKLQKALEDAFLAIDAKLTTEEVIKELSQMAGRPQDDEDEKEKVADEDDVDNEEAALLHEEATMTIEELLTRYGQNCTKNLKNKSLAPAGENAAEGTGKQHDGESNMNGEADPGELTDHKERKNGKPDEEITGISSTSDKASAGGNSPALQKPELGKGDEAVTSSTGEAGPSCSSTGKPQRTTKSKFFEDSEDESDEVEEEEEDSEECSEDEDGYSSEEAENEDDDDDTEEAEEDEDEEEEMLLPGMEGKEEPGSDSGTTAVVALIRGKQLIVANAGDSRCVVSEGGKAVDMSYDHKPEDEVELARIKNAGGKVTMDGRVNGGLNLSRAIGDHFYKRNKNLPPEEQMISALPDIKVLTINDDHDFMVIACDGI from the exons ATGGGCGCCTACCTGTCGCAGCCCAACACGGTGAAGAGCTCGGGGGACGGGGCCGGGCTCGGGCCGCGCCCGCTCCACTTCGGCTTCAGCGCCATGCAGGGCTGGCGCGTCTCCATGGAG GATGCACACAACTGCATACCCGAGCTGGACAGTGAAACAGCCATGTTCTCAGTCTACGATGGACACGGAG GAGAAGAAGTTGCCCTGTACTGTGCCAAGTATCTTCCTGAGATAATCAAAGACCAGAAGGCCTATAAGGAAGGCAAATTGCAAAAG GCCCTGGAAGATGCTTTCTTAGCCATAGATGCCAAGCTCACCACTGAGGAGGTGATTAAAGAGCTCTCTCAGATGGCTGGGCGACCCCAAGAtgatgaagatgagaaggagaAAGTTGCTGACGAAGATGATG TGGATAATGAGGAAGCTGCTCTTCTGCATGAAGAAGCCACAATGACCATTGAGGAGCTTCTCACACGTTATGGACAAAACTGCACCAAGAACCTCAAAAACAAGTCTTTAGCTCCAGCTGGGGAGAACGCTGCAGAGGGGACAGGCAAGCAGCATGATGGGGAGTCAAATATGAATGGAGAGGCTGACCCAGGGGAGCTTACCGACCACAAGGAGAGGAAGAATGGGAAGCCAGATGAAGAAATCACGGGTATTTCCTCCACCTCAGACAAAGCCAGCGCTGGAGGcaacagccctgctctgcagaagcCTGAACTAGGCAAAGGTGACGAGGCCGTCACCTCTTCTACTGGGGAGGCCGGGCCCTCCTGCTCCTCTACGGGAAAGCCCCAGCGCACAACCAAATCCAAATTTTTTGAGGACAGTGAGGATGAGTCAGATGAggttgaggaagaggaggaagacagTGAG GAATGCAGTGAAGATGAGGATGGTTACAGTAGCGAAGAGGCAGAgaatgaagatgatgatgatgacactgaagaagcagaggaggatgaggatgaagaggaggaaatgtTGTTACCAGGCATGGAGGGGAAAGAGGAG CCTGGCTCTGACAGTGGGACAACTGCTGTTGTGGCGCTTATCCGGGGCAAGCAGCTGATTGTGGCTAATGCTGGAGACTCCCGCTGCGTGGTGTCAGAAGGTGGCAAAGCTGTTGACATGTCATATGACCACAAGCCGGAGGATGAGGTGGAGCTGGCCAGGATAAAGAATGCTGGCGGCAAGGTCACCATGGATGGGAGAGTGAATGGCGGTCTCAACCTCTCCAGGGCAATTG GTGATCACTTCTACAAGCGGAACAAGAATCTGCCTCCAGAAGAACAGATGATCTCTGCCTTGCCTGACATCAAAGTGCTGACAATAAATGATGACCACGACTTCATGGTCATTGCCTGTGATGGAATCTG A